In the Magnolia sinica isolate HGM2019 chromosome 15, MsV1, whole genome shotgun sequence genome, one interval contains:
- the LOC131227933 gene encoding uncharacterized protein LOC131227933, producing the protein MLQMLFGDAAKGKLLPNNGQLVQVNQQLPRPTQIVKQFPANNSKLPSMYYYLCWNDVLALGGGGSFELCLDGDLLHGTSGPWETFGNLYSAHNPEFELKNVELLYLIYLETKSKFYFR; encoded by the exons ATGTTGCAAATGCTTTTTGGCGACGCAGCCAAAGGAAAGCTGTTGCCGAACAATGGACAACTAGTTCAAG TGAATCAGCAGCTGCCAAGGCCTACCCAAATTGTGAAGCAGTTCCCTGCGAACAATTCGAAACTGCCTTCAAT GTACTACTATTTATGTTGGAATGACGTCTTGGCACTTGGTGGGGGTGGTAGCTTTGAATTATGCTTGGATGGGGATTT GTTGCATGGaacaagtgggccttgggagACTTTTGGGAACTTGTACTCCGCTCATAATCCAGAGTTCGAGTTGAAGAATGTTGAG CTCTTGTACTTGATTTATTTGGAGACCAAATCCAAATTTTATTTCAGGTAA